From Pongo pygmaeus isolate AG05252 chromosome 1, NHGRI_mPonPyg2-v2.0_pri, whole genome shotgun sequence, one genomic window encodes:
- the TEX38 gene encoding testis-expressed protein 38 isoform X1 has protein sequence MDSQQEDLRFPGMWVSLYFGFLGLCSVITGGCIIFLHWRKNLRREERAQQWVEVMRAATFTYSPLLYWINKRRRYGMNAAINTGPPPAVTKTETEVQNPDVLWELDIPEGRSYADQDSNPKVEAPAPLQPALQLAPQQPQASSPFPLPIFQEVPFAPPLCNLPPLLNHSVSYPLATCPERNVLFHSLPNLAQEDHSFNAKPFASEL, from the exons ATGGATTCCCAACAGGAGGACCTGCGCTTCCCTGGGA TGTGGGTCTCACTGTACTTTGGATTCCTGGGGCTGTGTTCTGTGATAACTGGAGGGTGCATTATCTTTCTGCACTGGAGGAAGAACTTGAGGCGGGAAGAGCGTGCCCAGCAGTGGGTGGAGGTGATGAGAGCTGCCACATTCACCTACAGCCCATTGTTGTACTGGATTAACAAGCGACGGCGCTACGGCATGAATGCAGCCATCAACACGGGCCCTCCCCCTGCTGTCACCAAGACTGAGACTGAGGTCCAGAATCCAGATGTTCTGTGGGAGTTGGACATCCCCGAAGGCAGGAGCTATGCTGACCAAGACAGCAACCCCAAGGTGGAAGCCCCTGCTCCCCTGCAACCTGCACTGCAGCTGGCTCCACAGCAGCCCCAGGCCAGCTCCCCATTCCCACTTCCCATCTTTCAGGAGGTGCCCTTTGCCCCACCCTTGTGCAACCTTCCCCCACTGCTGAACCACTCTGTCTCCTATCCTTTGGCCACCTGTCCTGAAAGGAatgttctcttccattccctcCCGAATCTGGCCCAGGAAGACCACAGCTTCAATGCCAAGCCCTTTGCTTCAGAATTGTAG
- the TEX38 gene encoding testis-expressed protein 38 isoform X3, with product MNAAINTGPPPAVTKTETEVQNPDVLWELDIPEGRSYADQDSNPKVEAPAPLQPALQLAPQQPQASSPFPLPIFQEVPFAPPLCNLPPLLNHSVSYPLATCPERNVLFHSLPNLAQEDHSFNAKPFASEL from the coding sequence ATGAATGCAGCCATCAACACGGGCCCTCCCCCTGCTGTCACCAAGACTGAGACTGAGGTCCAGAATCCAGATGTTCTGTGGGAGTTGGACATCCCCGAAGGCAGGAGCTATGCTGACCAAGACAGCAACCCCAAGGTGGAAGCCCCTGCTCCCCTGCAACCTGCACTGCAGCTGGCTCCACAGCAGCCCCAGGCCAGCTCCCCATTCCCACTTCCCATCTTTCAGGAGGTGCCCTTTGCCCCACCCTTGTGCAACCTTCCCCCACTGCTGAACCACTCTGTCTCCTATCCTTTGGCCACCTGTCCTGAAAGGAatgttctcttccattccctcCCGAATCTGGCCCAGGAAGACCACAGCTTCAATGCCAAGCCCTTTGCTTCAGAATTGTAG
- the TEX38 gene encoding testis-expressed protein 38 isoform X2 translates to MRAATFTYSPLLYWINKRRRYGMNAAINTGPPPAVTKTETEVQNPDVLWELDIPEGRSYADQDSNPKVEAPAPLQPALQLAPQQPQASSPFPLPIFQEVPFAPPLCNLPPLLNHSVSYPLATCPERNVLFHSLPNLAQEDHSFNAKPFASEL, encoded by the coding sequence ATGAGAGCTGCCACATTCACCTACAGCCCATTGTTGTACTGGATTAACAAGCGACGGCGCTACGGCATGAATGCAGCCATCAACACGGGCCCTCCCCCTGCTGTCACCAAGACTGAGACTGAGGTCCAGAATCCAGATGTTCTGTGGGAGTTGGACATCCCCGAAGGCAGGAGCTATGCTGACCAAGACAGCAACCCCAAGGTGGAAGCCCCTGCTCCCCTGCAACCTGCACTGCAGCTGGCTCCACAGCAGCCCCAGGCCAGCTCCCCATTCCCACTTCCCATCTTTCAGGAGGTGCCCTTTGCCCCACCCTTGTGCAACCTTCCCCCACTGCTGAACCACTCTGTCTCCTATCCTTTGGCCACCTGTCCTGAAAGGAatgttctcttccattccctcCCGAATCTGGCCCAGGAAGACCACAGCTTCAATGCCAAGCCCTTTGCTTCAGAATTGTAG